The proteins below are encoded in one region of Cucurbita pepo subsp. pepo cultivar mu-cu-16 chromosome LG10, ASM280686v2, whole genome shotgun sequence:
- the LOC111803157 gene encoding protein CROWDED NUCLEI 4-like — protein sequence MASPLSAGVTLNSGKGLSLTPGSRVLQTPLADEAIWRRLKDAGLDEESIKRRDKAALIAYIAKLEAEIFDHQHHMGLLILERKELASDYEQMKNKAETAELLCRRDQAAPLSALTEAKKREDSLKKAIGIKEECISSLEKALHEMRLESAESKVAAESRLTEARIMMEDAQKKIIEAEAKLHAAESLQAEANRCNRAAERKLQEVEAREDDLRRRMACFKSDCDKKGEEIVLERQSLSERQKGLQQEHERLLDGQALLNQREEYILSKSRELNRFEKELEESRANIENERRAIHDEKSKLQLTEVSLSKREEAVNRMEILLNRREQELLILQEKIVTKESNEIQKVVANHESTLRTKISDFDAELQVKQKAVEDEIEGKKRAWELRELDLKQWGEQLLEKEHDLEVQSRSLVTKEKEVEELSKFLDEKEKNLKAAEQEHELNKALLQKEKDECSKMKLELQHSIDSLEDRRKQVDCAKDELETIRSETNDLSRLEMKLKEELDSIRVQKLELMDEADKLMVEKAKFEAEWETIDEKREELRKQAEILAAERLAMSKFIEDERDSLRLERDVMRDQFKSDMETLSREREEFLNKMTRERSEWLNKMQQERKDLLMDVEAQKKELENCLEQRREELESHLREKLKNFEQEKKNELEKISFLKDKATKDLEEVALETKKLETERLEIKLDRERRNKEWAELNTSIEELKVQREKLEKQRELLHADREEILAEIERLKKFENLKVALDNMAVAEMSQSDLEPAQPISSPRRRLKQRGLVRDADLNSQHQTDTQKITNGFESPSTLKLDGDSHPTSTRFSWIKRCSELIFKPSPERERPFIRDPDEKRISQADKSSSIPGQLFQSQDFEMERGKGKSQRTIADWQDVKCANEEPKVIVEIPPAGKDMKGVPVLESEIVNDVTLSDSRLLAGRKRSATNITHTDSLGPLELENNNKKQRQQEIFVIPAEDDPSCPEEATQMNVPEDLKAFVSSTENQKSVKEAEVVIVNTDIHVIEVTTYKQKNADISSDQNLLNQQENLSEKY from the exons ATGGCGAGTCCGCTGTCCGCCGGAGTTACTTTGAATTCCGGCAAGGGTTTGTCTCTGACACCTGGTTCTAGGGTTTTGCAAACCCCACTTGCCGATGAAGCTATCTGGAGGCGTCTGAAAGATGCCGGCCTCGACGAGGAATCCATTAAACGTAGGGATAAAGCTGCGCTTATTGCTTATATAGCTAAGCTCGAAGCTGAG aTATTTGACCACCAACACCATATGGGCCTTCTCATACTAGAAAGGAAGGAGTTGGCTTCAGATTATGAGCAGATGAAAAACAAAGCTGAGACAGCTGAATTACTTTGTAGGCGTGACCAGGCTGCCCCCTTGTCGGCTTTAACTGAAGCAAAGAAACGGGAGGACAGTTTGAAGAAGGCTATTGGTATCAAGGAAGAGTGTATTTCAAGT CTTGAGAAGGCTTTGCACGAAATGCGTCTAGAATCTGCTGAATCCAAGGTTGCAGCTGAGAGTAGATTGACTGAAGCACGCATTATGATGGAGGATgctcaaaaaaaaattattgaggCTGAAGCCAAACTACATGCAGCAGAATCTTTACAGGCGGAAGCTAACCGGTGTAATCGTGCTGCAGAAAGAAAGCTCCAGGAAGTTGAGGCACGGGAAGATGACCTAAGGAGACGTATGGCATGTTTCAAGTCTGA ttGTGATAAGAAAGGGGAGGAGATTGTGCTTGAGAGGCAATCTTTAAGTGAAAGACAGAAAGGGTTGCAGCAGGAACATGAGAGATTACTTGATGGACAAGCTTTGCTTAATCAGCGGGAGGAATATATATTAAGCAAGTCTCGAGAGCTAAATCGATTTGAAAAAGAGTTGGAGGAGTCCAGAGCTAACATAGAGAATGAGCGCAGAGCAATTCATGATGAGAAGTCCAAGTTGCAACTCACAGAAGTGTCTTTATCTAAGAGAGAGgag GCCGTCAATAGAATGGAAATTTTGCTGAACAGGAGAGAGCAAGAGCTACTTATTTTACAGGAAAAAATTGTGACAAAGGAATCT aatgaaattcaaaaagtTGTTGCAAACCATGAAAGTACTTTGAGAACAAAGATATCAGACTTTGATGCTGAGCTGCAAGTTAAGCAGAAAGCagttgaagatgaaattgaaggCAAGAAACGTGCTTGGGAGTTGAGAGAGTTGGACCTTAAACAGTGGGGTGAGCAACTCTTGGAAAAGGAACATGATTTGGAGGTTCAATCTAGATCATTGGTAACAAAGGAGAAGGAGGTAGAGGAATTATCTAAGTTTCTTgatgagaaagagaagaacCTGAAGGCTGCTGAGCAGGAGCATGAACTTAATAAAGCACTCCTGcaaaaagagaaagatgagTGCTCTAAAATGAAGCTAGAGCTTCAACACTCCATTGATTCTCTGGAAGACAGAAGGAAACAAGTTGATTGTGCGAAGGACGAGCTTGAAACCATTAGGAGTGAAACAAATGATTTATCCCGACTAGAGATGAAGCTTAAAGAAGAACTTGATTCGATCAGAGTTCAGAAACTGGAATTGATGGATGAGGCAGATAAGTTGATGGTCGAGAAGGCCAAATTTGAAGCTGAGTGGGAGACGATTGATGAAAAAAGAGAGGAGCTGCGGAAGCAAGCTGAGATTCTAGCTGCAGAGCGGTTAGCTATGTCCAAGTTTATCGAAGATGAACGTGATAGCCTTAGATTGGAGAGGGATGTAATGCGAGATCAATTCAAAAGTGATATGGAGACTCTTTCTCGTGAGCGAGAGGAATTCTTGAACAAGATGACACGTGAACGTTCTGAGTGGTTGAATAAAATGCAGCAAGAACGTAAAGATTTGCTAATGGATGTTGAGGCACAGAAGAAGGAGCTTGAGAATTGTCTTGAGCAGAGGCGTGAAGAATTAGAGAGCCATTTGagggaaaaattgaaaaactttgagcaagaaaagaagaatgaactGGAGAAAATTAGCTTCCTCAAAGACAAAGCAACTAAGGATTTGGAAGAGGTTgcattagaaacaaaaaagctTGAAACTGAGAGACTGGAGATTAAGTTAGAtcgtgaaagaagaaataaagaatggGCTGAACTGAACACTTCCATTGAGGAACTCAAGGTTCAAAGGGAGAAACTAGAAAAGCAGAGGGAGTTGTTGCATGCTGACAGGGAGGAAATTCTTGCTGAGATTGAACGCCtaaagaaatttgagaatcTGAAAGTTGCTTTGGATAACATGGCTGTGGCTGAGATGAGCCAATCTGATTTGGAACCTGCTCAGCCAATAAGTTCTCCAAGAAGACGTCTGAAGCAGCGGGGACTTGTTAGAGATGCTGATTTGAATTCACAGCACCAGACAGATACTCAAAAGATCACTAATGGCTTTGAGTCCCCATCTACGCTCAAATTAGATGGTGATTCACATCCTACTTCTACTCGTTTCTCATGGATTAAACGTTGCTCTGAGTTGATATTCAAGCCATCTCCTGAAAGAGAGAGGCCGTTTATAAGGGATCCTGATGAAAAACGGATAAGTCAGGCTGACAAATCAAGCTCAATTCCTGGACAACTTTTTCAGTCTCAGGATTTTGAGATGGAGAGGGGTAAGGGAAAGTCTCAAAGAACTATTGCCGACTGGCAGGATGTGAAATGTGCTAATGAAGAACCAAAAGTTATTGTTGAAATACCCCCTGCAGGAAAGGACATGAAAGGAGTACCTGTTCTGGAATCTGAGATTGTAAATGATGTTACATTGTCTGATAGTAGGCTTTTGGCTGGAAGGAAAAGGAGCGCTACCAACATAACTCATACCGACTCCCTGGGACCATTGGAGttagaaaataacaataagaaACAGAGACaacaagaaatttttgtgatcCCTGCGGAAGATGATCCTAGTTGCCC TGAAGAAGCAACCCAGATGAATGTGCCGGAGGATCTTAAGGCATTTGTGTCATCCACAGAAAACCAAAAAAGTGTCAAGGAGGCTGAAGTTGTTATTGTAAATACAGACATTCATGTCATTGAAGTTACAACTTATAAACAGAAGAACGCTGACATATCTTCTGACCAAAATTTGTTGAACCAACAGGAAAATCTTTCAGAAAAA TACTGA
- the LOC111803035 gene encoding homeobox-leucine zipper protein HAT22, translating to MGFDDLSNTGLLLGLGLPLPSNPALLSHKPKKPVDLFSFPAPESEPSLTLGLSTPETYPLPAPETADSCRQPSPHSAISSFSGGRVKRERDVSGEDIEEEKACSRVSDEDEDGSIARKKLRLTKEQSALLEDSFKLHSTLNPKQKQALARELNLRPRQVEVWFQNRRARTKLKQTEVDCEFLKRCCETLTDENRKLQKELQELKALKLAQPLIMQMPAATLTMCPSCERTGGGATAVNADGNSKSPFSMALMPRFDKAFTKPSAAC from the exons ATGGGTTTTGATGATCTTTCTAATACAGGCCTTCTACTGGGTTTGGGATTACCGCTTCCCTCCAATCCCGCTCTTCTTTCTCACAAACCCAAGAAGCCAGTagatttattctcttttcccGCCCCCGAATCCGAGCCCTCCTTGACTTTGGGCCTTTCCACACCCGAGACTTACCCGCTACCTGCCCCTGAAACGGCTGATTCATGTCGTCAACCCTCGCCTCACAGTGcgatttcttccttctccgGCGGCAGAGTGAAGCGTGAAAGAGACGTTTCCGGTGAAGatattgaagaagagaaagctTGTTCTCGAGTCagtgatgaagatgaagatggtTCTATTGCTAGAAAAAAGCTTAGGCTAACTAAAGAACAATCTGCCCTCTTGGAGGACAGCTTCAAACTCCATAGCACCCTCAACCCT AAGCAAAAGCAGGCCTTAGCCAGAGAGTTAAATCTCCGGCCTCGACAAGTTGAAGTTTGGTTCCAGAACAGGAGAGCCag GACAAAGCTGAAGCAAACAGAGGTAGATTGCGAGTTTCTAAAGAGATGCTGCGAAACACTAACAGACGAAAACAGGAAGCTGCAAAAAGAGCTGCAAGAACTGAAAGCCCTGAAACTAGCGCAGCCCCTGATTATGCAAATGCCAGCGGCGACACTCACCATGTGCCCCTCCTGCGAGCGAACCGGTGGTGGAGCCACCGCCGTTAACGCCGACGGCAATTCCAAGAGCCCATTTTCGATGGCTCTCATGCCCCGGTTTGACAAAGCCTTCACCAAGCCTTCTGCTGCTTGCTAA
- the LOC111804037 gene encoding EPIDERMAL PATTERNING FACTOR-like protein 2, whose amino-acid sequence MGCECNNNGVVIGRSRILCATVSFLCLLILASTQMRIKAEGRSISMRTKTVNEDKEILRGQIGSKPPKCERRCSWCGHCEAIQVPANPQKSATKKSSAVKNIVYARDEASNYKPMSWKCKCGSLIFNP is encoded by the exons ATGGGGTGTGAGTGTAACAACAATGGCGTCGTCATTGGGCGCAGCAGAATCTTGTGTGCGACTGTTTCTTTTCTCTGTCTTCTGATATTGGCATCGACCCAGATGAGAATCAAGGCTGAAG GTAGATCGATTTCAATGAGGACCAAG ACAGTGAATGAAGATAAGGAGATATTAAGAGGACAAATTGGATCAAAGCCACCAAAATGTGAGAGAAGATGCAGCTGGTGCGGTCACTGTGAGGCCATTCAAGTTCCTGCAAACCCACAAAAATCAGCAACTAAAAAATCTTCAGCCGTGAAGAACATAGTTTATGCTAGAGATGAAGCCTCCAATTACAAGCCCATGAGCTGGAAATGCAAATGTGGGAGCTTAATCTTCAACCCTTAA